A window of the Plasmodium vivax chromosome 12, whole genome shotgun sequence genome harbors these coding sequences:
- a CDS encoding heat shock protein, putative (encoded by transcript PVX_118295A), giving the protein MQNARVANKIKLILCLLFAALLKPNDVTEAYNTARNAEKLNYILNYKNASRYHIDNRINKTFLKKKKLKGNTLNSFNDDVKTIREDMSADSSPVEKYNFKAEVNKVMDIIVNSLYTDKDVFLRELISNASDACDKKRIILQNEKQMKEAQDIANSSVAKSDVEKSTPEGANNNGEVENKEQVDEIKKLIIKIKPDKETKTLTITDNGIGMDKNELINNLGTIAQSGTAKFLKQIEEGKADSNLIGQFGVGFYSSFLVSKKVEVFTKKENTIFRWFSDLNGSFMVNEIKKYEQEYEDIQSSGTKIVLHLKEECDEYLEDYKLKELIKKYSEFIKFPIEIWSEKIDYERVPDDSVSLKDGDKMKMKTITKRYHEWEKINVQLPIWKQDEKKLTENDYYSFYKNTFKAYDDPLAYVHFNVEGQISFNSILYIPGSLPWELSKNMFDEESRGIRLYVKRVFINDKFSESIPRWLTFLRGIVDSENLPLNVGREILQKSKMLSIINKRIVLKSISMMKGLKETGGEKWNKFLNTFGKYLKIGVVEDKENQEEIASLVEFYSINSGDKKIDLDTYIENMKPDQKCIYYISGENKKTAQNSPSLEKLKALNYDVLFSLEPIDEFCLSSLTVNKYKGYDVLDVNKADLKLKKENDQNQTDSLDKLKMKYEILCRWLHNKFSHKVHEVRISDRLINSPALLVQGEMGISPSMQKYMKQQATAQGMSENEMFGGQSANQPVLEINPNHYIIKQLNHLIQIDKMNSQNSEIAEQIFDIASMQGGYTIDDTGLFAKRVIGMMEKNAQTYLMNVQGNLDSTPSESSPSSSSEPAQNSAQGDSTQGNAGGSNPALDNPSSSSESAGLSEPSADASSTGGFGEERLSASNLDGLGGDNASANANANESSNASTNSIGANGLSDSALNGSNMNGLDPNLYNIDRNIFNDKMFSGSDKTVL; this is encoded by the coding sequence atgcaaaatgctCGTGTCgcgaacaaaataaaactaatactgtgcctcctttttgccgcCCTCCTAAAACCAAATGACGTAACAGAAGCTTATAATACTGCTcgaaatgcagaaaaattaaactacATATTGAATTACAAAAACGCGAGTAGGTACCACATAGATAATAGGATAAAtaaaacgtttttaaaaaaaaaaaaactgaagggAAACACATTAAACAGCTTTAATGATGACGTGAAGACGATTAGGGAGGACATGTCGGCAGACAGTTCTCCGGTGGAAAAGTACAATTTCAAAGCAGAGGTGAATAAAGTTATGGACATAATAGTCAATTCGTTATACACAGATAAGGATGTGTTTCTGAGAGAGCTAATTTCGAACGCGTCGGACGCCTGTGACAAGAAAAGGATAATACTGCAAAATGAGAAACAAATGAAAGAAGCACAGGATATAGCGAACTCATCGGTAGCTAAAAGTGACGTGGAAAAATCCACCCCCGAGGGAGCTAACAACAATGGAGAGGTAGAAAACAAAGAACAAGtggatgaaataaaaaagctaATCATAAAAATCAAACCAGATAAAGAAACCAAAACGCTAACCATTACAGATAACGGAATTGGCATGGACAAGAATGAACTCATTAACAACTTAGGAACGATCGCCCAATCGGGGACTgccaaatttttaaaacaaattgagGAAGGCAAAGCGGATAGTAACCTAATTGGACAGTTCGGAGTTGGTTTCTACTCCTCCTTTCTGGTGTCTAAAAAAGTGGAggtattcacaaaaaaagaaaataccaTTTTTAGATGGTTCTCAGATTTGAATGGCAGCTTTATGGttaacgaaataaaaaaatatgaacaggaATATGAAGACATACAATCGAGTGGGACAAAAATTGTCCTACACTTGAAGGAAGAATGCGACGAATATTTGGAGGATTATAAGTTAAAAGAAttaatcaaaaaatattccgAGTTTATTAAATTCCCTATCGAAATATGGTCAGAAAAAATTGACTATGAAAGAGTTCCAGACGATTCGGTGTCCCTAAAAGATGgagataaaatgaaaatgaaaacgatAACAAAAAGATATCACGAATGGGAGAAAATTAACGTGCAGTTACCAATATGGAAGcaagacgaaaaaaaactaacTGAAAATGATTACTATagcttttataaaaacaccTTTAAGGCATATGATGATCCGTTAGCCTATGTCCACTTTAACGTAGAAGGACAAATCTCTTTCAATTCCATTTTATACATCCCAGGATCACTCCCATGGGAATTgagtaaaaatatgtttgaTGAAGAATCAAGAGGAATTCGTCTCTACGTCAAAAGAGTTTtcataaatgataaattcTCAGAATCTATACCCAGATGGTTAACCTTTTTAAGGGGTATTGTGGACAGTGAAAATCTGCCCTTAAATGTAGGAAGAGAAATTCTGCAGAAGTCAAAAATGCTTTCCATTATCAACAAAAGAATTGTTCTTAAAAGTATCAGCATGATGAAAGGACTCAAAGAAAccggaggagaaaaatggaataaatttCTCAACACCTTTGGAAAATATCTCAAAATTGGAGTCGTGGAGGATAAAGAAAATCAGGAAGAAATCGCCTCCCTAGTTGAATTCTATTCCATCAATAgtggagataaaaaaatcgaTTTGGACACTTAcatagaaaatatgaaaCCCGATCAAAAGTGTATCTATTACATTtcaggggaaaataaaaaaaccgCGCAAAATTCCCCctctttggaaaaattgaaagcACTAAATTATGATGTGCTCTTCTCCCTAGAGCCGATAGATGAATTTTGCTTGTCCTCCCTGACTGTCAATAAATACAAAGGGTACGATGTCTTGGATGTGAACAAAGCGGACttgaagttaaaaaaagaaaacgatcAAAACCAGACGGATAGCCTAGATAagctaaaaatgaaatacgaAATATTATGCAGATGGCTACATAACAAATTTTCTCATAAAGTGCACGAAGTCCGCATTTCCGACAGGCTGATTAACTCTCCTGCTTTGCTAGTTCAAGGCGAAATGGGAATATCCCCCTCCATGCAAAAGTACATGAAACAACAAGCCACCGCGCAAGGAATGTCAGAAAATGAAATGTTCGGGGGGCAGTCAGCCAATCAACCTGTGCTAGAAATTAACCCAAACCATTACATCATCAAACAGCTAAATCATTTAATACAAATAGATAAAATGAATTCTCAAAATTCAGAAATTGCAGAACAGATATTTGACATTGCTTCCATGCAGGGGGGGTACACCATTGACGACACTGGTCTTTTTGCAAAGCGGGTCATCGGGATGATGGAGAAAAATGCCCAGACGTATTTGATGAATGTTCAGGGTAATCTGGACAGCACACCTTCAGAGAGTAGCCCGTCTAGCAGTTCCGAGCCGGCCCAGAATTCGGCGCAGGGTGATTCAACTCAGGGCAACGCAGGCGGGAGTAACCCAGCACTTGACAATCCATCCAGCTCAAGCGAGTCCGCCGGATTAAGTGAACCCAGCGCGGATGCAAGCAGCACGGGCGGATTCGGGGAAGAGAGACTGAGCGCCAGCAATTTGGACGGCCTGGGGGGAGACAACGCAAGTGCTaatgcaaatgcaaatgAAAGCTCAAATGCAAGCACAAACAGCATAGGTGCAAATGGCCTAAGCGATAGCGCCCTGAATGGAAGTAACATGAACGGCCTGGATCCAAACTTGTACAACATCGAtcgaaacatttttaatgacAAAATGTTTAGCGGCTCGGACAAAACCGTCTTATGA
- a CDS encoding hypothetical protein, conserved (encoded by transcript PVX_118300A) — protein MFRKRTISNLKHRKKTEDIKNEEENSSAEKKAKREEDPNDETLGGINEKDGHIKKGDLHERKGNNDDDEDDVVCKFLFKKKLKKMNEENNMHLKRKHKLMIQSKSEDVKEPNVAEDRVYKGDFSVSKNYGSYDIDEDSKNDYRARMERNIEIGEEILKGNLKDNVYRGKDAHEKALMISKDSLAKNKYTGLYGPVRNSGANVRVTLRIDYEPCICKDYKETGYCGFGDTCIFLHDRSDYKSGWKIEQEYEEKRKRNEALRKEKLEKWNEKMLRKLKEREEELGDCEDGGDGEHGKSAQKEGENNRGESPESSAVSSCTEKENSDSDSSDGENNLPFACIKCKKKWKLEMNPSVTECFHYFCEKCFIEMFQKNKKCFKCGLQLNGIMNVAHNIVDILNKRKSAK, from the coding sequence atgtttagGAAGAGAACCATAAGTAATTTAAAACATCGAAAGAAAACggaggatataaaaaatgaagaagaaaatagcagtgcagaaaaaaaagccaaaagggaagaagaccCAAATGATGAAACCTTAGGTGGTATTAATGAAAAAGACGggcatattaaaaaaggcgATTTACACGAAAGAAAAGGCAATaatgacgatgatgaagaCGATGTGGTGTGCAAATTTCTGttcaagaaaaaattaaaaaagatgaatGAGGAAAACAATATGCacttaaaaagaaaacacaaaCTGATGATACAATCAAAGAGTGAAGACGTTAAAGAGCCTAACGTAGCAGAAGATCGGGTGTACAAAGGAGATTTCAGCGTTTCGAAAAATTATGGCTCGTACGATATAGACGAAGACTCGAAGAATGACTATAGGGCCAGAATGGAAAGAAACATCGAAATAGGAGAAGAAATACTAAAGGGGAACTTAAAGGACAATGTTTATAGAGGAAAGGACGCTCACGAAAAAGCTCTGATGATCAGCAAAGATAGCTTGgccaaaaataaatacacagGATTGTACGGCCCGGTACGAAATAGCGGCGCGAATGTGAGAGTCACTCTGAGGATTGACTATGAACCGTGCATATGTAAGGACTACAAAGAAACGGGTTATTGCGGATTTGGAGACacgtgcatttttttgcacgaCAGAAGTGACTACAAAAGTGGGTGGAAAATTGAACAGGAGTATGAGGAAAAGCGAAAGAGAAATGAAGCTCtccgaaaggaaaaattagaaaagtggaacgaaaaaatgttgcGAAAGTTAAAAGAGAGGGAGGAAGAATTGGGCGACTGCGAAGATGGGGGTGATGGAGAACATGGGAAAAGTGCGCaaaaggaaggggaaaataatagAGGGGAATCCCCCGAGTCGTCCGCTGTTTCTTCCTgcacagaaaaggaaaactctGACAGCGACTCGAGTGACGGCGAAAATAATCTCCCATTTGCTTGcataaaatgcaaaaagaaatggaaacTCGAAATGAATCCAAGTGTCACTGAATGTTTCCATTATTTCTGTGAAAAGTGTTTCATTGAAATGtttcagaaaaataaaaaatgtttcaaaTGTGGATTGCAGTTAAATGGAATTATGAACGTGGCCCATAACATTGTCGACATTCTGAATAAAAGAAAGTCAGCCAAATGA
- a CDS encoding dephospho-CoA kinase, putative (encoded by transcript PVX_118305A; Apicoplast targeted protein. Curated by Stuart Ralph, Walter and Eliza Hall Institute of Medical Research, Australia.): MFLTFFLDKCIPCFLALGSIPIGFINRKNKFKKIENHKYALVSTIVMNSFLIYINKFFGLLGIFNFFLGNYLCLIGITGGIAVGKSTFCNFLKKKDVVVINADEITSQIYKKGSTCYKKILKHFGEDILNNDKSINRTLLRKIVFNNEENVKYINKITHTYIIIQIIKECLKYKFLHFKYNVAIEAPLLIETKLYLLTSPVILLKSSVKNQITRILSRDKNCTYDTAMSIIKNQLPTDEKIKYADIIINNDGDLLDLQMKCDVVYNKYLKSFFF; this comes from the exons ATGTTTTTAACATTCTTTTTGGACAAATGTATTCCATGCTTCCTGGCACTAGGTTCAATTCCTATTGGGTTTATAAAtcgaaaaaacaaattcaaGAAAATAGAGAATCACAAATATGCCCTGGTCAGCACAATAGTTATGAACAGCTTcttaatttacataaataagtTTTTCGGTCTATTAggaatatttaatttttttttgggaaactATCTATGTCTAATCGGTATCACAGGAGGAATTGCAGTGGGGAAATCAACATTCTGtaattttctaaaaaaaaaagacgtgGTTGTTATTAATGCGGACGAAATAACTAGCCAGATATACAAAAAGGGATCAAcatgttacaaaaaaattttgaagcatTTCGGAGAGGACATCCTGAACAATGACAAGTCTATTAACAGAACTTTGCTACGAAAAATTGTCTTTAACAATGAGGAAAATGTTAAGtacattaataaaatcaCCCACacgtatataataatacagATAATCAAGGAATGCTTAAAGTATAAATTTCTGCactttaaatataatgtagCGATAGAGGCCCCTCTGTTAATTGAAACTAAATTGTATTTATTGACCAGCCCAGTGATACTTCTTAAATCGTCCGTGAAGAATCAGATAACGCGTATATTATCTCGAGACAAAAACTGCACGTACGACACGGCAATGAGTATAATCAA AAACCAGTTGCCAACGGATGAGAAAATAAAGTACGCGGACATTATCATAAACAACGATGGGGATTTACTGGACCTGCAGATGAAATGCGACGTGGTTTATAACAAATACTTAAagagttttttcttttaa